A single Silvibacterium dinghuense DNA region contains:
- the holA gene encoding DNA polymerase III subunit delta codes for MGAGFAATDRFLAEVKENRLRPGYVLAGDEIFLYERCRQAVIRAFVPAEMRDFCLSDLDLAEVSIFEVLDRARTSSLMAPFQVFFVRGLKGLYTRGSKKDEFAAIEDYFRAPNPQSLVLFIADHLRIPSDPRRMDMEDKTRYDRIRETLGDWCGVIELARVDEADAFKWIVAESERAGVRFEQDAARELADALGADMMLIASEWNKLVLFAGEKKQVTLGDVETMVLAAKQRSLYELTDAISQRDTARALKLLHGLLNASDGGEDSAIGHLYMLARTFRQMLVILEKRVRDSRTIWQALWQGFRMPPFAAEDLIRQARRYKSSREITRALRLIARADLELRSQPPDKALVLERLVFDLTREPRAGAADGSLQYAMEL; via the coding sequence ATGGGTGCGGGATTCGCGGCGACCGACCGTTTTCTAGCGGAAGTGAAGGAGAATCGCCTGCGGCCGGGCTATGTGCTGGCCGGGGACGAAATCTTTCTCTATGAGCGCTGCCGCCAGGCGGTGATCCGCGCCTTTGTGCCTGCGGAGATGCGGGACTTCTGCCTCTCCGATCTGGATCTGGCCGAGGTGAGCATCTTCGAGGTGCTCGACCGCGCACGGACCTCGTCGCTGATGGCACCCTTCCAGGTCTTCTTCGTACGCGGCCTCAAGGGGCTCTATACGCGCGGCTCGAAAAAGGATGAGTTCGCCGCGATCGAGGATTATTTCCGCGCGCCGAATCCGCAGAGCCTGGTGCTTTTCATTGCCGACCACCTGCGTATTCCCTCCGATCCCCGCCGCATGGACATGGAAGACAAGACGCGTTACGACCGCATCCGCGAGACGCTGGGCGACTGGTGCGGTGTGATCGAGCTGGCGCGTGTGGATGAAGCCGATGCTTTCAAGTGGATCGTCGCCGAGAGCGAGCGGGCCGGGGTGCGCTTTGAGCAGGATGCGGCGCGCGAGTTGGCCGACGCGCTGGGCGCGGACATGATGCTGATCGCCAGCGAGTGGAACAAGCTGGTGCTCTTTGCCGGAGAAAAGAAGCAGGTGACGCTCGGCGACGTGGAGACCATGGTGCTCGCCGCCAAGCAGCGCTCGCTCTATGAGCTGACCGACGCCATCTCGCAGCGCGACACGGCGCGCGCGTTGAAGCTCCTGCACGGGCTGCTCAATGCTTCGGATGGCGGCGAGGACTCGGCCATTGGGCACCTCTACATGCTGGCGCGCACCTTCCGCCAGATGCTGGTGATTCTCGAAAAGCGCGTGCGTGATTCGCGAACCATCTGGCAGGCATTGTGGCAGGGCTTTCGCATGCCGCCCTTCGCCGCCGAAGACCTGATCCGCCAGGCGCGCCGCTACAAGTCGAGCCGCGAGATTACCCGCGCGCTGCGGCTGATCGCGCGTGCCGATCTCGAGCTGCGCTCGCAGCCGCCGGATAAGGCGCTGGTGCTGGAGCGTCTGGTCTTCGATCTGACGCGTGAGCCGCGCGCAGGCGCCGCAGACGGCAGTCTGCAGTATGCGATGGAGTTGTAA
- the lptE gene encoding LptE family protein → MRSAFAVLSCLLVALTGCGYHTTGSATHLPSTVHTLAVPVFQNISQSYHVEVQFTQAVVKELSSRTSYRVTPSSTADADATLTGTITAFSIVPLTYNSETGQSSSFEVTVRAKVVVTDRNHRELYHNSTYLFRQQYETSDDLVTFIQEDPAAIQRLSRDFAQAMVSDILESF, encoded by the coding sequence ATGCGTTCCGCGTTCGCTGTTCTTTCCTGCCTGCTCGTCGCTCTCACCGGCTGTGGCTACCACACCACTGGCTCGGCTACGCATCTGCCCTCCACGGTGCACACGCTCGCGGTTCCGGTCTTCCAGAACATCAGCCAGTCGTACCACGTCGAGGTGCAGTTTACGCAGGCGGTAGTGAAGGAGCTTAGCAGCCGCACCTCCTACCGGGTCACGCCAAGCAGCACCGCCGATGCCGACGCCACGCTCACCGGAACGATTACCGCGTTTTCGATTGTGCCGCTGACCTACAACTCGGAAACTGGCCAGTCCTCGAGCTTCGAGGTGACCGTGCGGGCCAAGGTCGTGGTTACCGACCGCAATCACCGCGAGCTGTACCACAATTCCACCTACCTCTTCCGCCAGCAGTATGAGACTTCGGACGATCTGGTGACGTTTATTCAGGAAGATCCGGCGGCTATTCAGCGTCTCTCGCGGGACTTTGCGCAGGCCATGGTCTCCGATATTCTGGAATCCTTCTGA
- a CDS encoding DUF4242 domain-containing protein, with product MPKFIIEREIPGAGSLSPEQLRAVSQTSCGVLREMGPQVQWVESFVTADKVYCVYIAPDEASVREHARKGGFPANHVARVRSIIDPTTAE from the coding sequence ATGCCGAAATTCATCATCGAGCGGGAGATTCCAGGGGCAGGCAGCCTCAGCCCGGAGCAGCTGCGTGCCGTCTCGCAGACCTCCTGTGGCGTGCTCCGCGAGATGGGGCCGCAGGTGCAATGGGTGGAGAGCTTCGTCACCGCCGATAAGGTCTACTGCGTGTACATTGCTCCGGATGAGGCCTCGGTGCGCGAGCATGCCCGCAAAGGCGGCTTTCCGGCCAATCACGTGGCCCGGGTACGGAGCATCATCGACCCGACCACGGCCGAGTGA